In Lotus japonicus ecotype B-129 chromosome 5, LjGifu_v1.2, one genomic interval encodes:
- the LOC130718818 gene encoding rRNA 2'-O-methyltransferase fibrillarin 1-like, with amino-acid sequence MSLLPTGHQFAIVPHRFEGLFSAEGVSDVFLTKNLLPGQAVYNRVVVQNEDGTQVEYKIWNSFSSKLAAAIFAHSDNIHIKPGSKVLYLGTACGATISLLSDIVGPSGLVYAVGCSNVSGPDLVNMAAMLTNVIPIIEDPRYPAKYVTLVGMVDVIYSDIAQPDQTKILGLNASHYLKTGGHFVLSFKTNCIDSTQDPESVTRSEVRKLKKEQFNPREQTTLLSEADHYVLIGGYKMTSLKVRMLDAQLQDMSLRTLEV; translated from the exons ATGTCTCTTCTTCCTACAG GTCATCAGTTTGCGATTGTGCCTCACAGATTTGAAGGGCTTTTCAGTGCTGAGGGTGTATCGGATGTCTTTCTTACTAAGAATCTGCTTCCTGGTCAAGCTGTTTACAATAGGGTTGTTGTGCAG AATGAGGATGGTACACAAGTTGAGTATAAGATTTGGAACTCTTTTTCCTCCAAGTTGGCTGCTGCCATATTTGCCCACTCAGATAACATTCATATT AAACCTGGATCCAAAGTCCTTTACCTAGGAACTGCTTGTGGCGCAACTATTTCTCTTTTGTCTGACATTGTTGGTCCA tcAGGATTGGTCTATGCAGTTGGATGTTCCAATGTAAGTGGTCCTGACTTGGTCAACATGGCTGCGATGCTTACTAATGTTATACCCATTATTGAAGATCCTAGATATCCAGCAAAGTACGTCACATTGGTTGGAATGGTAGATGTGATATATTCTGACATTGCTCAACCTGATCAG ACAAAAATTTTAGGGTTGAATGCTTCACATTATCTCAAAACAGGAGGTCATTTTGTTCTCTCATTCAAG aCTAACTGCATAGACTCAACACAAGATCCTGAATCAGTCACTCGTAGTGAAGTCCGTAAGCTGAAGAAAGAACAATTTAACCCAAGGGAGCAGACCACCCTTCTATCTGAGGCGGACCATTATGTTTTGATTGGTGGATACAAAATGACCAGCCTGAAAGTGCGTATGTTAGATGCCCAATTGCAAGATATGAGTCTTCgcacattggaagtatga
- the LOC130718545 gene encoding beta-glucosidase 12-like isoform X2: protein MGHLRPQLFRAHSRQKQRRLIINVQYAERIVDRSNGDVAVDEYHRYKEDVGIMKSMNMDAYRFSISWSRILPKGKLRGGINQEGIKYYNNLINELLANGLQPYVTLFHWDMPQALEDEYGGFLSPHVVKDFRDYAELCFKEFGDRVKHWITLNEPWVYTSNGYAVGEFAPGRCSKWLNRNCTGGDSGTEPYLVSHNQLLAHAEVFHVYKKKYQASQKGIIGITLVTYWFEPLLDNKYDHDAAGRAIDFMLGWHLNPLTTGKYPQSMRSLVGNRLPEFSLKQARLINGSFDFIGLNYYTTYYATNASSVSQPNSITDSLAYLTHERNGNPIGPRAASDWLYIYPKGLQQLLLYIKKNYNNPLIYITENGMSEFNNPTLSLEEALIDTFRIDYYFRHLFYLQSAIRNGSNVKGYFAWSLLDNYEWSSGYTVRFGMNFVDYENGLKRYKKLSAKWFTNFLKRY, encoded by the exons ATGGGACACCTACGCCCACAACTATTCAG AGCGCATAGTAGACAGAAGCAACGGAGATTAATAATTAATGTGCAATATGCAGAGCGCATAGTAGACAGAAGCAACGGAGATGTCGCAGTAGATGAATATCACCGCTACAAG GAAGATGTTGGGATTATGAAGTCTATGAATATGGATGCATACAGATTTTCTATTTCTTGGTCTAGAATCCTTCCAA AAGGAAAGCTCAGGGGAGGTATCAACCAAGAAGGAATTAAATATTACAACAATCTCATCAACGAGCTGCTAGCTAATG GTCTACAACCATATGTGACACTTTTTCATTGGGATATGCCCCAAGCTTTGGAAGATGAGTATGGTGGTTTCTTAAGTCCTCACGTTGT AAAAGATTTTAGAGATTATGCGGAGCTTTGTTTCAAAGAATTTGGAGATAGAGTGAAACATTGGATTACTTTGAATGAACCATGGGTTTACACTAGCAATGGCTATGCAGTTGGGGAATTTGCACCAGGTCGATGTTCTAAATGGTTGAATCGAAATTGCACCGGTGGTGATTCAGGAACAGAGCCATATTTAGTTTCACACAACCAACTTCTTGCTCATGCAGAAGTTTTCCATGTGTACAAGAAGAAATATCAG GCATCTCAAAAGGGTATCATAGGAATAACATTGGTGACTTATTGGTTCGAACCACTTTTAGATAACAAATATGATCATGACGCTGCTGGACGAGCAATTGACTTCATGCTTGGATG GCATTTGAATCCACTGACAACAGGAAAATATCCACAGAGTATGCGTTCCCTAGTTGGAAACAGATTGCCAGAGTTTTCTTTGAAGCAAGCTAGGCTAATTAATggttcatttgattttattggaCTAAATTATTACACCACTTATTATGCTACCAACGCATCTTCTGTAAGCCAGCCCAATTCTATCACAGACTCTCTTGCCTATCTTACAC ATGAGCGTAACGGGAATCCCATAGGTCCAAGG GCTGCTTCGGATTGGTTATATATTTATCCAAAAGGACTTCAACAATTGTTGCTCTATATCAAGAAAAATTACAACAACCCTCTGATTTATATTACTGAAAATG GTATGAGTGAGTTCAATAATCCAACACTGTCACTAGAGGAAGCTCTTATAGACACTTTCAGAATTGACTATTATTTTCGACATCTCTTTTATCTTCAATCTGCAATAAG GAATGGATCAAACGTCAAAGGATATTTCGCATGGTCATTGTTGGACAATTATGAATGGTCTTCAGGTTATACAGTGCGATTTGGAATGAATTTTGTGGATTACGAAAATGGATTGAAGAGGTACAAAAAGCTATCCGCAAAATGGTTCACGAACTTTCTCAAAAGATATTAG
- the LOC130718545 gene encoding cyanogenic beta-glucosidase-like isoform X1 codes for MALNTFLVFLLPLLILLVCTLPSFTFAQEVSPIVDVASLNRSSFPKGFIFGTASSAYQYEGAANKYGRKPSIWDTYAHNYSERIVDRSNGDVAVDEYHRYKEDVGIMKSMNMDAYRFSISWSRILPKGKLRGGINQEGIKYYNNLINELLANGLQPYVTLFHWDMPQALEDEYGGFLSPHVVKDFRDYAELCFKEFGDRVKHWITLNEPWVYTSNGYAVGEFAPGRCSKWLNRNCTGGDSGTEPYLVSHNQLLAHAEVFHVYKKKYQASQKGIIGITLVTYWFEPLLDNKYDHDAAGRAIDFMLGWHLNPLTTGKYPQSMRSLVGNRLPEFSLKQARLINGSFDFIGLNYYTTYYATNASSVSQPNSITDSLAYLTHERNGNPIGPRAASDWLYIYPKGLQQLLLYIKKNYNNPLIYITENGMSEFNNPTLSLEEALIDTFRIDYYFRHLFYLQSAIRNGSNVKGYFAWSLLDNYEWSSGYTVRFGMNFVDYENGLKRYKKLSAKWFTNFLKRY; via the exons ATGGCACTCAACACGTTCTTAGTTTTCCTACTTCCCCTCTTGATTCTTCTTGTTTGCACATTACCTTCGTTTACTTTTGCACAAGAAGTTTCTCCCATTGTTGATGTTGCTTCACTTAATCGCAGCAGTTTTCCGAAAGGCTTCATTTTCGGGACAGCATCCTCAGCATATCAG TATGAAGGTGCGGCAAATAAATATGGTAGAAAACCAAGTATATGGGACACCTACGCCCACAACTATTCAG AGCGCATAGTAGACAGAAGCAACGGAGATGTCGCAGTAGATGAATATCACCGCTACAAG GAAGATGTTGGGATTATGAAGTCTATGAATATGGATGCATACAGATTTTCTATTTCTTGGTCTAGAATCCTTCCAA AAGGAAAGCTCAGGGGAGGTATCAACCAAGAAGGAATTAAATATTACAACAATCTCATCAACGAGCTGCTAGCTAATG GTCTACAACCATATGTGACACTTTTTCATTGGGATATGCCCCAAGCTTTGGAAGATGAGTATGGTGGTTTCTTAAGTCCTCACGTTGT AAAAGATTTTAGAGATTATGCGGAGCTTTGTTTCAAAGAATTTGGAGATAGAGTGAAACATTGGATTACTTTGAATGAACCATGGGTTTACACTAGCAATGGCTATGCAGTTGGGGAATTTGCACCAGGTCGATGTTCTAAATGGTTGAATCGAAATTGCACCGGTGGTGATTCAGGAACAGAGCCATATTTAGTTTCACACAACCAACTTCTTGCTCATGCAGAAGTTTTCCATGTGTACAAGAAGAAATATCAG GCATCTCAAAAGGGTATCATAGGAATAACATTGGTGACTTATTGGTTCGAACCACTTTTAGATAACAAATATGATCATGACGCTGCTGGACGAGCAATTGACTTCATGCTTGGATG GCATTTGAATCCACTGACAACAGGAAAATATCCACAGAGTATGCGTTCCCTAGTTGGAAACAGATTGCCAGAGTTTTCTTTGAAGCAAGCTAGGCTAATTAATggttcatttgattttattggaCTAAATTATTACACCACTTATTATGCTACCAACGCATCTTCTGTAAGCCAGCCCAATTCTATCACAGACTCTCTTGCCTATCTTACAC ATGAGCGTAACGGGAATCCCATAGGTCCAAGG GCTGCTTCGGATTGGTTATATATTTATCCAAAAGGACTTCAACAATTGTTGCTCTATATCAAGAAAAATTACAACAACCCTCTGATTTATATTACTGAAAATG GTATGAGTGAGTTCAATAATCCAACACTGTCACTAGAGGAAGCTCTTATAGACACTTTCAGAATTGACTATTATTTTCGACATCTCTTTTATCTTCAATCTGCAATAAG GAATGGATCAAACGTCAAAGGATATTTCGCATGGTCATTGTTGGACAATTATGAATGGTCTTCAGGTTATACAGTGCGATTTGGAATGAATTTTGTGGATTACGAAAATGGATTGAAGAGGTACAAAAAGCTATCCGCAAAATGGTTCACGAACTTTCTCAAAAGATATTAG